Below is a window of Oncorhynchus clarkii lewisi isolate Uvic-CL-2024 chromosome 19, UVic_Ocla_1.0, whole genome shotgun sequence DNA.
AGAAGTTTAGAAGTGTGTTATAGGTATCCTATAGAATGCTCTCTGGCTGTGGTCTGATTATCTTCTCTTCTGACAGAAGGTTGCACTTGCGCACTCCATTACAGTGAAGTAATCATGGGTAGGGAGAAGTTTAAACCCTATTTTACACCAGTCCATTCCTTTTACATCCATGAGGGGGAGTAAATGAGTGCAGAATAAGGGTACAGAAATTGGAACACATTCCCATTTTATCTGTCACACACTAAAACGATgtgagggcacacacacacacacacacgcacacacacacacacacacacacacacacacacactattgctgcTGACAGTATCCCTTTGCAAGTCACTCAGTTCAATTTGAcctgttctctcttcctctgcattGCATAATTCTTCATTGACCTTTTAGGAGGCACTAGGGTGTTACTCAGCCCTACTCTCCTCTTCCTAGACTGCTGACCCTCCTCTTCAGGGTCTCCTCCCTGGTTTTGGTGAAAGTTCTGGCGACCCGTGTATGAAAATCCCCCCCCGTTGGGGTCAGCTTGGTCCGATCCAGGATCGTCACCCGCAGGGGGGTCATAGTCATTGGGAATGATGGAGCTTTGGAGGTCGCTGTCATGGGCAAACTTGCATTTGATCCCGAACCTGCAGCGTCCGTCCTTCCTGTACGCCACGCACATCCTCTTGCCTCCTATCTGGGAGGGCCGGGCCAGCAGAGTGAGAGGGACGTGCTTCTGCAAGACGTTGAGCTTCTGGTCGGCTTGCGCCTTGAAGGGGTTGGCGAATACGCCACTCTTGGACGAGGCCccgaggggtggaggggggagttTGTGGGAGAGGGAACTAGGGGGTGCGGGGAGGAGAGGGGTCCGGGACTCAGAGGGGGGTGCCATACAGGCAGGAGGAGGGCGTTTAGGTTTTAGTTGAGATACGGTGTCCCCCTCTTCCTCTGGGTCGAAGTCACAGTCTGACTCACTGGAGGCTGACCCGGACTCTAGGAGGAAATTGCGGCCCTTCTTCTGGGTCTCTCCATCCACCTTGCTCTCAGTCCTTCAAATAAACAACATGTATAAATGAGCTGGTATACTAGCTGTAGTGTAAAGATCTTAGCCGAGAATTAACAAAGGATTCAAATATTTTAGCGGTTAACTGTATGGATAGAAGGCAACCTTGTGCTGCCCTCTTCATTGACCTGTCAAAGGCTTTGCATATTTTTGATCACTCACTGCTAATCCAGAGGCTTTCCTCAAAATGGTCTAGACCAGGCTGCATGTAACTGGTTTAAAAATAACTTGTCATGTGGATCTACTTAACGGTGTTAAATCAGGTTTCCCGGATATTAAAGAAGGTGTCCCGCAGTTGTCGATTTTGggtcctgtactttttactgttTACATTCAATT
It encodes the following:
- the LOC139374154 gene encoding uncharacterized protein, with the protein product MNSLVGYGVSSDSDSDGDIGNNKKTESKVDGETQKKGRNFLLESGSASSESDCDFDPEEEGDTVSQLKPKRPPPACMAPPSESRTPLLPAPPSSLSHKLPPPPLGASSKSGVFANPFKAQADQKLNVLQKHVPLTLLARPSQIGGKRMCVAYRKDGRCRFGIKCKFAHDSDLQSSIIPNDYDPPAGDDPGSDQADPNGGGFSYTGRQNFHQNQGGDPEEEGQQSRKRRVGLSNTLVPPKRSMKNYAMQRKREQVKLN